The genomic DNA CGCGGGGATGATCGCGGCGCCGCTCGTGAGCGGGTTGATCGGCGTGTGGCAGAACTACCTGGTCACGCTGATGAGCCAGGGGGTGATGTTCGACCTGCGCGACGAGATCTACGGGAAGATGCTGAAGCAGTCGCTACGCTTCTTCACCCAAACAAAATCGGGTGACATCCTCTCCCGCATCCAGAACGACGTCGGCGGCGTGCAAGGTGTCGTGAGCGGCACGCTGGTGTCGCTCGCCTCGAACGGATTGACCGTCGCGACCACACTGGTCGTGATCCTCAGGATGGACTGGCGGCTGTCGGTCGTCGCCGTGGGCGTGCTTCCGCTGTTCATCCTGCCGACGCGCCGCGTCGGCCAGATTCGCAGCCGTCTCTCGGGACGGACGCAGGAGCGCCTGGCCGATCTCACCGCCCACATCCAGGAGACGCTCTCGGTCAGCGGCTTCCTCCTCGCGCGGTTGTTCGGCGCGCAGGGATTCGAGCGGGGGCGCTTCCGGGAGAAGGCCGCCGCGGTGCGCGACCTCCAGATCCAGCAGAGCATGCTCGGTCGCTGGTTCCTGATGTGGCTCGTGATGTTCGGCAGCATCGGCCCGGCGCTGATCTACCTCGCCGGCGGCCACGGGGCGATCTCCGGGAGGATCACGCTGGGCACGGTGGTCGCGTTCGTGTCCTACCTCGGACGGCTCTACATGCCGGCCTCGGCGCTGGTCAACGCCCACGTGGACGTCATGAGCGCCGTGGCGCTCTTCCGGCGGATCTTCGAGTACCTCGACCTCCCCGTCGAGGTTCGCGATCCCGAGCGTCCGACGCGCCTCTCGAGTCCCCGCGGGGAGCTGCGCTTCGAGGGGGTCTCGATGGCCTACGAGGCGGATCGCTTGACCCTCGAGAACGTGTCGTTCGAGGCCCTCCCGGGCAAGATGGTCGCCCTCGTGGGGCCGAGCGGCGCGGGCAAGACGACGCTGACGTACCTGGCTTCGCGGCTCTACGACCCGGTACGTGGGCGCGTGACCTTCGATGGCGTCGACCTCCGCGGTCTCGCCCTCGAGGATCTCGCCCGATGGACCGCGAAGGTTACCCGGGAGACGACCCTGTTCCACGCCAGCGTGGAGGAGAACCTGCGGTACGCCCGGCCCGACGCCACGCCCGCCGACCTCGAGCGCGCGTGCCGACTCGCTCAGATCCAGGACGTGATCGAGAAGCTGCCGCAGGGCCTCGCCACCCTCGTGGGCGAGCGCGGATACAAGCTGTCGGGGGGCGAGAAGCAGCGCCTCGCGATCGCGCGCGTGCTGCTCCGCGACCCGGTCCTCCTGATCCTCGACGAGGCCACTTCGTCGCTCGACTCCCGCTCGGAGGCGCTCATCCAGGAGTCGATCGAGACGCTCCTCGAAGGGCGGACGAGTCTGGTCATCGCCCACCGGTTGAGCACCATCCTCCGCGCCGATCTGATCCTCGTGATGGATCGCGGCCGGATCGTGGAGCGCGGCGTCCACGGGGCGCTCCTGGCGAGGGGCGGCCTCTACGCGGCGCTCTACGAGCAGCAGTTCGGCAAGTCCGCCGTCTGACGGCGCCGCGCTTTTCCTTGCGTTTTGTCCCCCGATGTGCAAAATTTGCTCTGACGGGCCTGCCTTGGGCGCCGCGGCGCCGGAACGAAAGGGACCCATCGTGCCACAGCCGTTACACCAGCGGAGTGCCGCGATCGGGGTCGTCCCGAAGGACGCGCCACCGCCTCGAGGCGTGCGCACCCTGAAGGTGCTCCTCGTCAAACCCAGCAAGTACGACGAGGAGGGGTACGTGATCCGCTACGTGCGGGGCGTGCTCCCGAGCAACACCCTCGCCGCGCTGGCGTCGCTCACCGAGGAGGCATCGCTTCGAGGAGACCTCGGATCGGTCGCGGTCGAGACGCTCCTGCTCGACGACGGCGTGCAGCGGGTCGACGTGGACGCTCTCGCCAGAAGGTACCTCCGTCCGCACGTGCGGCCCGTGGTGGCGTTGTGCGGCGTGCAGACGAACCAGTTCCCCCGTGCGGCGGACCTCGCCCGGCGCTTCCGCGCCGCGGGGCTGCCGGTGATGATCGGAGGGTTCCACGTCTCCGGCGCGATCGCGATGGGCGACGGCGTCATGCCGGACGAGTGCCGGTCGCTCATGGAGGCCGGGATCACGCTGGTCAAGGGGGAGGTCGAGGGGTGCTGGGGGGACCTCCTGCGCGACGCGCTCCACGGCGCGCTCAGGAGCTTCTACGACATCGCGACGAAGCCGGATCTCTCGCGGGCGAGCGTGCCGTTCGTCGACCCGAAGCTCCTGAAGCGCTACGCGTACCCGTTCATGGGCACGATCGACGCCGGGCGAGGGTGCCCCTACCGCTGCACGTTCTGTACGATCATCAACGTTCAGGGGCACGAGATGCGGCACCGCGACCCCGAGGTGATTCTCGATAGGGTCCGCAGGAACGTCGCCTTCGGCATCGACTACTATTTCTTCACCGACGACAACTTCGCGCGCAACCCGGCGTGGGAGGCGATCTTCGACGGCCTGATCGGCCTCCGCCGCGAGGCCGGGATCGACTTCCAGTTCATGATGCAGGTCGACGTGCTCGCCTATCGGATCCCGGGGTTCGTCGCCAAGGCGGCGAAGGCGGGATGCACGCAAGTGTTCATCGGCATGGAGACGCTGAACGCCGACAACCTGGCCGCGGCGGGCAAGCGCCAGAACCGGGTGCAGGACTACCGGGCGATGATCGACGCATGGCACGCGAGCGGGGTCGCGTGCCACGTGGGGTACATCATCGGATTCCCCCACGACACCCCCGATCGCGTCCGGGACGACGTGCGCCGCCTCCGCGAGGAGGTGCTCGTGGATCAGGCGTCGTTCTTCATCCTGACGCCGACTCCCGGATCCCAGGATCACCTCGATCGCGTCCGGAGCGGCGCCTGGATGGACCCGGACTACAACCGCTTCGACTCTTTCCAGCCGGTGATGGCCCACCCGAAGATGACCCACGGCGAGTGGCTCGGCGCGTATCGAGCCGCGTGGCGCGATTTCTACTCCGTCGAGGGGATGAAGTCGATCCTCTCCCGCGCCAACGTCCGCACGTACTGGGGGCTCTTCAAGAACTTCTGCTGGTATCGCTACGCCAACCTGGTCGAGGACACCCACCCGATGATCTGCGGCTTCTTCCGGCTCAAGAGCCGCACCGACCGCCGTCCGGGCATCGCCGTCGAGCCCCGCTGGCGCCACGCCGCGCGCCGGTGCCGGGAGACCCTCGAGTGGGCGCGCCGCACGCGGGATCTGTATTTCGAGATGCAAGAGGTCTGGCTGGCCACCCGGGGACGCGCGCGGTTCCAGGCGAGCCTCGACGGCTGGAAGAGGCGGTACGGCGACGCTCGCGACAGGCTCGGCGAATCCACGGCGCGTGCCGGGCAGGCGCTCGGGCGACGCGTGGCCACCGCCCGCTCGGGCGCGGGCGACGTCTGGCGCCGCGCTGCGGCGCGCCTCGACCCGTTCGCGATCCGGACCCCGACGCGCGCTCACCTCAACGCCTATTGGAAGGAAACCTACGAGAAGCTACGGCGTGGCCGGATCTTCCAGATCAATCCGCTGATGCTCGGGTTCAACTTCCTGCGCGACGTGAAGATCTGCACCCGGTTCAACCTGTCCATGCTCGCGGGGTACGGGAAGTAGCGCTCCGCTTCTCCCCGCCGCCCCCCGCCCCGCCGGAAGAGACCGGCGGAGCGGCCGACCGGCCCTCTCCCGGCCCGGCACCGCGATTCGATATGAGGACGACCGAGCGCGACGCGAGATCGGCGGAGCGAAGCACTCTGACACGGTCGAGCGCCGCGGGAGGGAGCAGGTCCAGCTGCGACCGGTCCGCGAGGGCGAAGACCTCCGTGGTTTTCATGAGGTGCGTCGCCAGCTCGGCGGGATCCGACGTTTCCCGCGTGTACAGGCCGTTGGAGTAGAACGCGATCGCCTGTGGGAGATTCCCGATCCGGTAGGCGAGAACGGGCTCTCCCGCGGCACGCGACGCGGCGGAGATGCTCTTCACCTCCGCGGCGAGCCCGCGGGCGGACCGGAACGGGTCCAGCGCGGGATAGACCGCCGACGCCGCCGCGAGGAACACGAGGGAGGCCGCCGCGACCGTGGCGAGCGTGGCGCCCCGCACCCGTCCCCGGAGCGAGGCGACCGCCATCGCGACGCCGCCCGACAGCAGCGCCGCGGCCATTACGAGCGCCGGCGCGGTTGGGAATTCGGGGAACCGGCGCACCGCCAGGGGTAGCCCGATCCCCGTCAGCGCCAGGATTCCGCCGGTCAGGGCCAGCGGGACCGTGACCCACCTGCGGTGCGGCGCACGGGTGCGCCCCGCGTCTTGCGGCCCGCTGCCCTCCGCCGCGACGATCAGCCGCGCGAAGAGCAGGGCGAAGGCGGGATAGGCCGGGAGAACGTAGAGGTCCCGCTTCTCCGTCGAGATCGAGAACAGGAGGACCACGAAGATGCTCCAGACCAGCAGGAACCTGTCGGAGCGCTCCCGCCGGCGCCACCACGCGAGGAGGAGCGCCCCCGGGAGGAGCCCGCTCCAGGGGAGGAGCTGGACCGGTAGGACCTCGGCGTAGTACCAAGGAGGCTGCCGGTGGTGCAGGCCGTGGATCGCCCGGCTCAGCACGTGTTTTTCGAAGGCGCCCCAGACCGAGTACTCGCCGTGGCCGCCGATCTGGGCCAAGGCGATCCACGAGCCGACGATCCCCAGGAAGAGGAGCGGGCCGGTCAACGGTGCGAAGGACCGCCACGCCGGGAGCTTCCGGTCGAGCGCGAGGGTGACGATCGCGATCCCCAGCGGAAGGAGCAGCCCCACCGGCCCCTTCGCGATCACCGCGAGCGCCGCCGCGGTCCAGAACAGGATGCCCGCCGGCCTCCCGCGCGCGTCCCCCGCCCGGTACGCCTCGAAGGCCGAGATCGCAGCGAGCACCAGGAAGCACAGCAGCGCGTCGATCTGCGAGGAGCGCGTCTTGTCCCACGGGAGATAGGTGGTGGCGAGCACCCACCCGGCCATCGCGCCGTGCCTCGCCCCGCCCAGGCGGCGGCCGAGGCGGATCGTCAGCGCCACCGTGCCGATTCCGGCGAGAAGGGAAGGGAGCCGCGCGGTGAGCGCCGATACCGCGCCGAAGGGGAGCGAGAACGCCGCGATCAGCCAGAAGAAGAGCGGGGGCTTGTCGGTGGTCACCACACCGTTGACGTGGGGCACGGCCCACTGGCCGTCGGCGACCATCTCGCGCGCTCCCTCGCCGAAATACGGCTCGTCGGGCGCCCAGAGATCGTAAGCCCAGAGGTTCCAGGCGCCGAGGGCCGCGGCGAGCAGGAGAACCGCGCCGGCCCGGCTCATCGGCCAGCGTCTCCCGCAGCGAGCGGCACCGGTGCCCCGTCGCCGTAGGTCCGGTCGCACCAGAGATCGAGCGCGAGGAGGGTGAAGATCGGCTTTCGGTGATCCGCTCGGCGCGACAGGTGCTCGTCGAGGAGCGACGCGACCCCCGCGGGATCGAGGAGACCGCGCGCGCGCACCCGCTCCTCGGAAAAGCGCTCGCGCAGGCTCCCGCCGAGACCGTGGAGGAGCCAGCGGGAGAACGGAATGTTGAAGCCCCGCTTGCGCCGGCTCAGGACCTCGGCGGGGAGCCGGCTCCTGAGCGCCCGTCTCAGGACCGCCTTGGTCGTCAGCCCGCGAATCTTGAGCGACGAGGGGAGCGCGGCGACGTACTCCGCCAGCTCGTGATCGAGGAACGGCGCCCTGGACTCGAGCGACGCGAGCATCGTCGCGCGATCGACCTTGGTCAGCAGGTCGTCCTGCAGGTACATCGTGAAGTCGGTGTAGAGCAGCTCGGAGAGTCCGTCCCTGAACCGCTTCCCGCGGAGCCGCGCGCGCGCCGACTCGAACGGGTCCGCCTCACCCACCGCCGCCAGCACGCGCGGCGAGAGGACCTTTCGCTGCCGCTCGAAGGAGAGGCTCCCGAACCAGGTGTGGTGGCGCTCGATCCGGTCACGGTCCGCTCCCTCGGCGAAGCGGCCGAGAAGGTAATCGAGACCCACGTTTCCCATCGTGACCGGCACCGCCGCCCTTGCCGCGCGGACCAGGGCGCGGCGCATCGGCCCCGGCACGCGCCTAAGAGCCTCCGCGACCCGATTGCCGAGGTACGTGGGGTACCCGGCGAACAGCTCGTCGGCTCCCTCTCCCGACAGGACCACCTTGACGCGCCGGCGCGCGAAGAGCGACAGGAGGAGCGTCGGGAGGGTCGAGGCATCGCCCAGCGGCTCGTCGAACCCTTCTCCGACGCGCCTCAAGCCCTCGGCCAGGTCGTCCTCTCCCAGGATCAGCTCGTGCAGCTCGGCGCCGAACGCCGCCGCCGTCGCGCGCGCGTACCGCGCCTCGTCGAACGCGGGATCGGCGTGCCCCAGGACGAAGGCCGGGACGCCGGGCCCGTTCTGCTCCGCGAGGTGCGACAGCACCGCAGAGGAGTCGATCCCGCCCGAGAGGAAGACGCCGACCGGAACGTCGCTGCGCTTGCGCCGCGCGACCGCCTGGGCCAGGAGCCGGTCCACCTCCGACGCGGCGGCGGCGAGCCGCGGCGGCTTCTCGCGGGAGCCGCCGGATCGGGTCGCGAGGTCCCAGTAGCATTCGATTCGGCTCTCTCCCCGCTCGAGAACCAGCCGGTGCCCCGCCGGCAGCTTGCGCACGCGGGCCAGAGGAGTCAACGGAGCCGGGAAGTAGTCGTGGAGCAGGAAGCGAGAGAGCGCGACCGGATCCACGTCCCTCGGCACGCGCGGGTGCGCCAGGAGCGCGCGGATCTCGGACGCGAACGCCAGGCCGTCCGGCCCGCGCCAGTAGAACAGAGGCTTTTCACCGGCGCGGTCCCGCGCGAGAACGAGCCTGCCGGCGCGGTCGTCCCAGATGGCGAACGCGAACATCCCGTCGAGAAGGTCGACGCAATCCGGACCGCGCTCCTCGTAGAGATGCGGGAGGACCTCGGTGTCGACCCGCGTCCGGAAGCGGTGGCCCCTTCCTTCGAGCCCGGCGCGAAGCTCGTCGCCGTTGTAGATCTCCCCGTTGCAGATGGTCCAGATCGAGCCGTCCTCGTTCGGGAACGGCGGAGAGGTCGCCGCGAGGTCCACGATGGCCAGGCGGCGGAATCCCAGATCGCAGCCGTCGCGAGCCGCACTTCCCTCGCCATCGGGCCCGCGGTGCACGAGCGTCGCAGTCATGCGGCGGACGGTTTCGCCCCGCTCGCGGTCGATCCCCGGCCGACCGGCGATCCCCGCTATGCCGCACACGCCCGCACACCTCGATGCATTCGCCCTCCTCGGCGGTGAAGGGCCGCCATCATACCGGAACCGGTGGCCGCACCGGTGCGGGCGGGTTCGTCGTCAGAAGTACCAGGCGAGCGAGGGTGCCAGGTCTTCCGCCCTCGCTTCCTTCGTCCGTGCCGATGCGGCCTTCCCGAGAGCACCGATCTGAGCGGCGAGACGGTGGAGCCCCACGGGCGACCACTCGGAGAGCCCGATCCCGGCAAGGTTGCCGTCGTCGAGGAGGGAAGCCGGGAGGTCCCGGCGGACCGGTCCGGCAATGGGCCAGACGGCGAGCAGCTTCCCCTTCATCGAGGGATCGCGGGCAATCGCCCGCATGCGTGCTGCGAGGAGGGCTGGCGGCTCCGCGCTCGCGAGCACCACGAGATCGGGGATCTTGCCGGGCGCGAGCGTTCGCGCGGTGCCGTCCGCACCCCATGCGGTGGTGAGCTCCTCCTCGATCGCCGCGAACGGCCCGGGAAACGCGCCGTCCGGCAGGATGAGGAGCGCACCCTTCACCGATGAGGGAGCCTTCTCCCAGCGCTCCACCGAACGCCCCCCCGCGGTGCCGAAGACCACCCGCGGCGCGCCGGACGCGTTGGGGACCTCCGAGGCCCACCAGCGGCCGATGGCGGTTCCGAGCGTCACGGGATCCTCCTCGCCGGGTACGGGGTCGGACGCCCCCGACCAGGGCGGCAGCGCATCCGCGGTCCGCATGAGCCCCATCAGCCGGTTGGCGTTTCCGAGCACCTGCTCCGGCGAGCCCAGGCCGGGAAGCGGCTTCCCCGCCGCCAGGTCCGCCTGAGGTCCCAGGACCAGGCGCTGCAGCACGGTGCGCGGAAACGCCGCCTCTGCGTCCTTCCGGCCTGCTCCACGGAGCCTGATCCGAATGAGGGGAGCATCGTCCTGGGCGCCGGGAGAACCCGGAACGACCTCGAGCGTGGCGAGCGAGGCGGGAAGGTCGGAGACCGGCTTGAAGGGAGGGCGCGGCGCAACGAGCGTCTCCGGGAGCGTCCGTTCGGCCGCCGGACGTGCTACGAGGCCCTCGCCCTCACGCTCGAGGGTGAATCTCAAGAACCTCGAGTTCTCGACGCGCTCGATCGTGCGCGCCCTACCGTCCCGATCGAGGACGAGGAGGCGGCTCCTCGCATCCGGACCGTCGCCGCCCATGATCACCTGGGACCACGGCCGCAGTTCCGAGCTCGAGGTGTAGACCGCCTTCAGGATCCGGCTCGCCCCCTTCTCCAGCGGGAACTCGCGTCTGCGTCCGGGATCCGGTCCGTGGTCGGGGAGTGCGGGTCCGGCCATGGCATCCTCCTCGCGGGACGGCGGCGGCGCCCCGGATGCCGGCGCGGTGACCCGCTCTGCTTGGGGCGGCGATCCCGCCTCCCGCGGTGCGCCGCCCCAATCGAGGCGCGCATCACGGCGCGAGGCGCGGGAGAGCGCCTGATCCATCCCGAGGTCTACACCCCCGATCCCGACGCTGAAACCCCTCAGCCCGCCCCAAGCCTTCTTCCGCGTCTCGAGCCGATCTCGGTCGGGGGCGGCGAGGGTCCGCAGGACGAGATGGTGCATGACGAGCCGCTCCGCACGGAACGCCATGGCGTCGAGCGCTGCGTCGTCGAGGGCGGAAGGATCGACCGCATCGAACTCCTTTGCCAGCGCCGCGTGGTCCGGCACGCGGCGGTCGAGAAGCGACACCGCGCGCCTGAAGCGGCGCCTGGCCGGGAGGAGAAAACCACCGGCCGGACGGAGCCGCTCGAGCGCCTCGGCCACGGGGGCTCGGTCGATCACGTCCACGTCCCCCTGCGCCCCGGCGGGAGGGAGCATGTTGTAGGTGAGGAGCTGGGGAAACCGGCGCGGCGTCGGGAGCGGCGGGAGCACGACGTCGAGGAGCGCGTCGAGGTCCGGCACCGATCGCCCCTCGGCCGCCGCCTGCCTGAGCCAGGTGAACAGCGTGAGAAGACGAGCGACCCGATCGAGATCGCGGAGCTCGGGGAGCACGCGCGCCAGCGCGTCGTAATCGCGGTTGATCGCGTCGATGGTCTCGCGGGTCCACGGCGCCTCGGCGGCGGCGCCGCCCGACGCGGCGGCCTCCTGCATGCGCTCGGAGGCCGCGGTCATCCTCGCGCGCCGCATGACGAGGGTGTCCCCTTCGGCGGAGAGGCTGACGTTCACGTCGTCCGGGTAGAACCAGAGGCGCGTCTGCTGGCTCATGACCCCCTGGGTACGCGGGTCGGACGCGAACCGCTCGATGTGCGTTCGGAACGAAGGAAGAGAGCGCCGCAGCGCCTCTCGGGCGTCCTTCCCCTCGGTCACGTCGATCCCGACGCTGAAAGTCTTGAACCGGATGTCGCTCTTCAGGCTCACGAGCCCCAGCGCCGTATCCACCAGGCGCCCGCCGAAGTTCACGTTGGAGACGTCGGGAGCGTCCCCTCGGTCGAGGCTCATGAAGGACTCGGCGCGCCCTCCTTGGAACACCGCGCGGTAGGCGACCGCGAGATCCGCCGCGGATTCCGGGCGTCCGAGGAGCGTCGGTGCGGGGGTCGCCGGCGTGCCCAGCAGTCGGAGGGTGCCGTCGGGCTCCAAGAGCCCGCCCTCGAGCTCGAGACCTCGATCCAGGAACTCCTGCCATGCGGCGAGATCGAGGGGCGGCCTCCCGTTGCGGGACGCGGTGCTCCCGACGCGAACGCGGTAGGGCTCGAGCCCGAGCCGGAACGACGTTCGCTCGGGTGCGTGAACGTACGCGTGGACCTCGACGTCGAGCGTGTGGGATTCCGGCCTGTCCCCCGCGCGAGCCGCGAGCCGTCGGCGCTCTGCCGCGAGAACGTGGCGAACCACCGGCCAGGCCGAGTCCCAGGCCTCTCTCGCGGCGGAGCCCGAGGAGACCTCGCTTTCTGCCGCAGACGGCGCGCCCCCGGCGCGGCGTGCCGGCGTCCACGGGACGCAGACGCGGAACTTCCCCTGGCCGTCGCTTTCCACCAGGTACCGTCTCGCCCTCAGGATCTCGGCCCAGGCCGGCTGTGCCTCGCCCGGACGCCAGAGATCGCCGACCTCGACCAGCGGCGGATCCGGGGCCGCCCCGAGCGTGTCGAGCACGTCGGAAAGGACGAAGGCGTGGGGCTCGAGGATCGGATCCAGCAGGCGGTGCGTCGCAGCGTCCCCCGGCCGGTCTCCAACCGTCGCCGGAAACGGCCGCCCGCCGAGCCGGTCGAGAAGGCTTCCCACGGGCTCGCTCGAGTGTGTCAACTCGCGGCGATCGACGAGCGAACCGTATCCCACGTCCACCCAACCTGTGCTTCCGACGGCCACCCACGACGATGAAGGCTCCTCGGGCGCCAGCCGCGTGACGCCCGCGACGAGCACCAGTGCCGCCAGGACCGCGAAGTGGACACAGCGCAGCGCGAGCGACCCGGTCCGGCTCAACCCCGGCGGGGCCGAGCGCGTCCCAATGTTCTCGTGCGTCAACGGCATCGATCGCATCGCGTTCCTCCCGCTCCTCCGGACCGGCGAAGACCATCCTGGAGCGGGACCAGTTTAGACCGCCCTGGTCGCGACGGCCGGACAGCCAATGGCCGCTTCTTCGGTTTGCAGAAAGTGGACCGAGCTGGTACTATTTAGCGGGAGGTAAAGAGAATGATCCGTATCACCCGACAGACGGACTACGGGATCATTTTGCTGGCTTATCTCGCCAGCAGGCCGCCGGAGCACATCCTCACCGCCAGGGACGCCGCTCAGGAGTGCCGGCTACCGGTCCCGATGGTGAGCAAGATCCTGAAGATGCTCGCGCACGAGGGGATTCTGGCGTCCCACCGCGGCGTGAAGGGCGGGTACAGCCTCGGCCGGCTCGCGGAGCGGATCACGATCGGCGACATCATCGGCGCCCTCGAGGGACCGATCGGCATGACGGAGTGCGCGTCGAATCCCGGGAGCTGCGAGCAGGAGCCCGTGTGCCCGGTCCGGATCAACTGGCAGCGAATCAGCCTCGCGGTCCGCGGCGCGCTGGAGAAGATCCCGCTTTCCGAGATGATGGCCTCGCCCAGGCCGCCGTTGCTCCGAGTTGGCCCGCCGTTTCCGGCGGATGACGCCTCGGGGAAGGGCGAGGACGTACCGGCCACGGCTCCCGCGGGGCAGGGGCGCGCGTTGGAGACACCATGAAAACCGAGCAACCGTCGGTGGAGGATCTCGCGAACCGCGAGTACAAGTACGGGTTCGTGACGGACGTCGAGGCCGAGGCGTTCCTGCCGGGTCTCGACGAGGACGTGGTTCGCGCGATCTCCGCGCGGAAGCACGAGCCGGACTTCATGCTGGAGTGGCGCCTCCGCGCGTACCGGCATTGGCTGAAGTTGGAGGAGCCGCGTTGGGCGAACGTCCGCTACGCGCCGATCGATTACGGGAAGATCGTCTATTTCGCCGCCCCGAAGTCCGCCGGTCGACCCAAGAGCCTCGACGAGGTGGACCCGGAGCTGCTCCGCACCTACGAGAAACTCGGAATCCCGCTCCGGGAGCGGGAGCTTCTGGCCGGCGTCGCGGTGGACGCGGTGTTCGACAGCGTCTCCGTGGCGACGACATTCAAGGCGAAGCTCGGCGAGTTGGGCATCGTTTTCTGCTCGTTCTCGGAGGCGGTCTGCGAGCACCCGGACCTGGTCCGGCGGTACCTCGGCTCGGTCGTCCCGTACACCGACAATTTCTTCGCGACCCTCAATTCCGCGGTGTTCAGCGACGGCTCCTTCTGTTACGTGCCCAAGGGAGTCCGCTGCCCCATGGAGCTGAGCACGTACTTCCGCATCAACGCGGCGAACACCGGGCAATTCGAGCGGACTCTCATCGTCGCCGAGGAAGGCGCCTACGTGAGCTACCTCGAGGGGTGCACGGCGCCGATGCGTGACGAGAACCAGCTGCACGCCGCCGTGGTGGAACTGGTGGCCCTCGAGGGAGCGACGATCAAGTACTCGACGGTCCAGAACTGGTATCCGGGGGACAAGGACGGCCGGGGCGGGATCTACAACTTCGTCACCAAACGAGGGAAATGCCTCGGTCGCAACTCGAAGATCTCCTGGACGCAGGTGGAGACCGGCTCGGCGATCACGTGGAAGTACCCGAGCTGCATCCTCCAGGGGGACGGCTCCGTGGGGGAGTTCTACTCGGTGGCGGTCACGGCAAACCGCCAGCAGGCGGACACCGGCACCAAGATGATCCACATCGGGAAGAACACTCGGAGCACGATCGTGTCGAAAGGAATCTCGGCCGGTCACGG from Terriglobia bacterium includes the following:
- a CDS encoding ABC transporter ATP-binding protein/permease encodes the protein MFHFDYKELPKDLKATRADFARLARYLVPAWRPSALILSCILASSILGLIPPLLIREVIDRAIPERDGALLNWLIAGMIAAPLVSGLIGVWQNYLVTLMSQGVMFDLRDEIYGKMLKQSLRFFTQTKSGDILSRIQNDVGGVQGVVSGTLVSLASNGLTVATTLVVILRMDWRLSVVAVGVLPLFILPTRRVGQIRSRLSGRTQERLADLTAHIQETLSVSGFLLARLFGAQGFERGRFREKAAAVRDLQIQQSMLGRWFLMWLVMFGSIGPALIYLAGGHGAISGRITLGTVVAFVSYLGRLYMPASALVNAHVDVMSAVALFRRIFEYLDLPVEVRDPERPTRLSSPRGELRFEGVSMAYEADRLTLENVSFEALPGKMVALVGPSGAGKTTLTYLASRLYDPVRGRVTFDGVDLRGLALEDLARWTAKVTRETTLFHASVEENLRYARPDATPADLERACRLAQIQDVIEKLPQGLATLVGERGYKLSGGEKQRLAIARVLLRDPVLLILDEATSSLDSRSEALIQESIETLLEGRTSLVIAHRLSTILRADLILVMDRGRIVERGVHGALLARGGLYAALYEQQFGKSAV
- a CDS encoding radical SAM protein produces the protein MPQPLHQRSAAIGVVPKDAPPPRGVRTLKVLLVKPSKYDEEGYVIRYVRGVLPSNTLAALASLTEEASLRGDLGSVAVETLLLDDGVQRVDVDALARRYLRPHVRPVVALCGVQTNQFPRAADLARRFRAAGLPVMIGGFHVSGAIAMGDGVMPDECRSLMEAGITLVKGEVEGCWGDLLRDALHGALRSFYDIATKPDLSRASVPFVDPKLLKRYAYPFMGTIDAGRGCPYRCTFCTIINVQGHEMRHRDPEVILDRVRRNVAFGIDYYFFTDDNFARNPAWEAIFDGLIGLRREAGIDFQFMMQVDVLAYRIPGFVAKAAKAGCTQVFIGMETLNADNLAAAGKRQNRVQDYRAMIDAWHASGVACHVGYIIGFPHDTPDRVRDDVRRLREEVLVDQASFFILTPTPGSQDHLDRVRSGAWMDPDYNRFDSFQPVMAHPKMTHGEWLGAYRAAWRDFYSVEGMKSILSRANVRTYWGLFKNFCWYRYANLVEDTHPMICGFFRLKSRTDRRPGIAVEPRWRHAARRCRETLEWARRTRDLYFEMQEVWLATRGRARFQASLDGWKRRYGDARDRLGESTARAGQALGRRVATARSGAGDVWRRAAARLDPFAIRTPTRAHLNAYWKETYEKLRRGRIFQINPLMLGFNFLRDVKICTRFNLSMLAGYGK
- a CDS encoding glycosyltransferase family 39 protein → MSRAGAVLLLAAALGAWNLWAYDLWAPDEPYFGEGAREMVADGQWAVPHVNGVVTTDKPPLFFWLIAAFSLPFGAVSALTARLPSLLAGIGTVALTIRLGRRLGGARHGAMAGWVLATTYLPWDKTRSSQIDALLCFLVLAAISAFEAYRAGDARGRPAGILFWTAAALAVIAKGPVGLLLPLGIAIVTLALDRKLPAWRSFAPLTGPLLFLGIVGSWIALAQIGGHGEYSVWGAFEKHVLSRAIHGLHHRQPPWYYAEVLPVQLLPWSGLLPGALLLAWWRRRERSDRFLLVWSIFVVLLFSISTEKRDLYVLPAYPAFALLFARLIVAAEGSGPQDAGRTRAPHRRWVTVPLALTGGILALTGIGLPLAVRRFPEFPTAPALVMAAALLSGGVAMAVASLRGRVRGATLATVAAASLVFLAAASAVYPALDPFRSARGLAAEVKSISAASRAAGEPVLAYRIGNLPQAIAFYSNGLYTRETSDPAELATHLMKTTEVFALADRSQLDLLPPAALDRVRVLRSADLASRSVVLISNRGAGPGEGRSAAPPVSSGGAGGGGEKRSATSRTPRAWTG
- the asnB gene encoding asparagine synthase (glutamine-hydrolyzing), producing the protein MCGIAGIAGRPGIDRERGETVRRMTATLVHRGPDGEGSAARDGCDLGFRRLAIVDLAATSPPFPNEDGSIWTICNGEIYNGDELRAGLEGRGHRFRTRVDTEVLPHLYEERGPDCVDLLDGMFAFAIWDDRAGRLVLARDRAGEKPLFYWRGPDGLAFASEIRALLAHPRVPRDVDPVALSRFLLHDYFPAPLTPLARVRKLPAGHRLVLERGESRIECYWDLATRSGGSREKPPRLAAAASEVDRLLAQAVARRKRSDVPVGVFLSGGIDSSAVLSHLAEQNGPGVPAFVLGHADPAFDEARYARATAAAFGAELHELILGEDDLAEGLRRVGEGFDEPLGDASTLPTLLLSLFARRRVKVVLSGEGADELFAGYPTYLGNRVAEALRRVPGPMRRALVRAARAAVPVTMGNVGLDYLLGRFAEGADRDRIERHHTWFGSLSFERQRKVLSPRVLAAVGEADPFESARARLRGKRFRDGLSELLYTDFTMYLQDDLLTKVDRATMLASLESRAPFLDHELAEYVAALPSSLKIRGLTTKAVLRRALRSRLPAEVLSRRKRGFNIPFSRWLLHGLGGSLRERFSEERVRARGLLDPAGVASLLDEHLSRRADHRKPIFTLLALDLWCDRTYGDGAPVPLAAGDAGR
- a CDS encoding SUF system Fe-S cluster assembly regulator, coding for MIRITRQTDYGIILLAYLASRPPEHILTARDAAQECRLPVPMVSKILKMLAHEGILASHRGVKGGYSLGRLAERITIGDIIGALEGPIGMTECASNPGSCEQEPVCPVRINWQRISLAVRGALEKIPLSEMMASPRPPLLRVGPPFPADDASGKGEDVPATAPAGQGRALETP
- the sufB gene encoding Fe-S cluster assembly protein SufB — protein: MKTEQPSVEDLANREYKYGFVTDVEAEAFLPGLDEDVVRAISARKHEPDFMLEWRLRAYRHWLKLEEPRWANVRYAPIDYGKIVYFAAPKSAGRPKSLDEVDPELLRTYEKLGIPLRERELLAGVAVDAVFDSVSVATTFKAKLGELGIVFCSFSEAVCEHPDLVRRYLGSVVPYTDNFFATLNSAVFSDGSFCYVPKGVRCPMELSTYFRINAANTGQFERTLIVAEEGAYVSYLEGCTAPMRDENQLHAAVVELVALEGATIKYSTVQNWYPGDKDGRGGIYNFVTKRGKCLGRNSKISWTQVETGSAITWKYPSCILQGDGSVGEFYSVAVTANRQQADTGTKMIHIGKNTRSTIVSKGISAGHGQNTYRGLVKVLKGAEGARNYSQCDSMLLGDRCGAHTFPYIDVGNTSSTVEHEASVSKIGEDQIFYCQQRGVSAEDAVSMIVNGFCKEVFRELPMEFAVEAQKLLGVSLEGSVG